Within Kineococcus endophyticus, the genomic segment CCTCGGAGCTCATCGAGCAGGGACCGCACCTCCCGACTGCGGCGGAGGACCGTGCTGGTGCGTCGTTCGGACTGCTCCAGGTCGGCCTCGGCGGCGTCCAGCTGTCTACCCCCGTCCCGCTGTCGGTCGCGCTGCCGTCGTCCCTGCCAGGTGAGGACCCCGACGGTGGCCGCGAGGGCAGGAGCCGCCACCAGACCCCCGAGGACGATCGTGCCGAGAGCCACCCCGCCCCCACCGGCCGCCAGGGACCCGCCGCCGAGCGCCGCCAGCGTTGCGCTCGTGGCCGCGGCACCGGACAGGCCGGAGATGGCGGTGCCGGTCGACGCCACACCGAAGGCGCCGGCAGCGACGAAGGCGCCTGCTCCCGCACCGACGCCCGCACCCAGCCCACCAGCCAACGCACCGATCGCGTGGAGGGCGTTCAGCCTCACCTGCGTGACCTCGACTTGCGGGGCCGCACCCGCGGTGGGCAAGTCGATGCCGGCCAGTTCCGCGAGGTCCACGTTCTTCAGGCGCGAGAAGACGTCGCGGAAGGGGACGAGGACCTCGTCGTGCACCTCGCGACGCTGCTGCTCCTGGGCTCGGCTCTCCCTCTCCGCTCGGGTCACGAGCGCGGCGTGCCGATCCTCCAGCTCCTCGGACCGGGACCGGTTGGCGCGAGCCAACCGGACGGCCTCGACCCAGGCGATGTCCACCCAGTCCCCCTCGCCTCGTCGCGGTCCTCGCGCCGCTCGGGGCGAAGACGTCTCGTCCGGCCATGCAATCACTGTGAGCGACTATTCCGCTACTGAGTGCGATATCTAGGGAAGCATGACGGCGTATGGCGACTCGTCAGACGTCGTCATGACTCGGTAGACGTCACCCGCTCCTGCTCGTCGTGGCTGACCCGCCGGCCTGACCTACGCTCTCCCCGTGCCCGAGCAGCCCCCCACCCCCGCCGTCGACACCCAGTACGAGGACCTCCTGCGCCACGTGCTGGCGAACGGGACCCCCAAGTCCGACCGCACGGGCACGGGCACCCGCAGCGTCTTCGGCCACCAGATGCGCTTCGACCTCTCCCGCGGCTTCCCGCTCGTCACGACCAAGCGGGTCCACTTCAAGTCCGTCGCGCTCGAGCTGCTGTGGTTCCTGCGCGGCGAGGGCAACGTGCGGTGGCTGCAGGAACGCGGCGTCACGATCTGGGACGAGTGGGCCGACGCCAACGGCGACCTCGGCCCCGTCTACGGCGTGCAGTGGCGCTCCTGGCCCACGCCCGACGGCCGGCACGTCGACCAGATCAGCGAGGTCCTGCAGACCCTGCGGACGAACCCGGACTCCCGGCGCATGGTCGTCTCGGCCTGGAACGTCGCCGAGCTCGACAAGATGGCGCTCGCCCCCTGCCACGCCTTCTTCCAGTTCCACGTGGCCGACGGCAAGCTGTCCTGCCAGCTCTACCAGCGCTCCGCGGACCTCTTCCTCGGTGTCCCGTTCAACGTCGCCAGCTACGCGCTGCTGACGGTCCTCGTGGCGGCCGAGGTGGGTCTGGAACCCGGGGACTTCGTCTGGACGGGTGGCGACGTCCACATCTACGACAACCACGTCGACCAGGTGCGCGAGCAGCTCACCCGCGCCCCGTACCCGTTCCCGACGCTGCGGGTCGCGCCCAAGCCGCTCTTCGACGTCGCCTACGAGGACCTCGAGGTCGTCGGGTACCAGCACCACCCGACGATCAAGGCCCCCGTGGCCGTGTGATGGCCGTCTGATGATCGGTCTGGTCTGGGCGCAGTCCCGGAACGGCGTCATCGGGGTGGACGGCCGCATCCCGTGGCGCATCCCCGAGGACATGGCGCACTTCTCCGCGCTCACCACGGGCGCCACCGTCGTCATGGGCCGCGCGACCTGGGAGTCGCTCCCGCCCCGCTTCCGTCCGCTGCCGGACCGTCGCAACGTCGTCCTGTCCCGGACCGCCGGCTACGACGCCCCCGGTGCGGAGGTCGTCGCCGACCTCGACGTCGCGCTGGGCCTCAGGACCGACGTCTGGGTCATGGGTGGGCAGGCCGTCTACGCCGCGGCGCTCGCGCGCGCCGACGTGCTCGTCGTGACCGAGGTCGACCTCGACGTGGCCGGTGACACGCACGCACCCGCGGTCGGTGACCCGTGGCGACGGGTCGAGGAGGGGCAGTGGCGCACGTCCTCGGCCGGGCCCCGCTTCCGCGTCGTGACGTGGCGCCGGGCGGACCGGCCGGACCGGCCGGACGGGGCGAACCACTAGCGCGGCAAGCGGTTCCGTGCCACCGTGAGGCATCGAGCCCCCGCTGGGGCTCCAGGCCGAAGGAGGCAGTCGTGGTGACGCTCTTCCTCTCTTTCGCGGTGATCGTCCTCGTGTGTTCCCTGGTGGGCCACCTGTGCTCGCGGTCGCGGCCCGGCAACGTCAAGCTCGGGCCCAAGCCGGCGAAGCGGCACAGCTCGGACATCAGCTGGCCCGGCGTCTTCGGCGGGGACGCCGGGGGCGACTCCGGCGGCTACGTGAACCTGCCCGACACCCACCACCACTCCGGCTGGGGCCACTCCCACTCCCACTCGCACGACTCCGGCGGGTGGGGCTGGGGCGGTGGGGACTCCGGCGGCTTCGGGGGTGACTCCGGCGGTGGTGGGGGCGGCGGCGACTGACCGCCGCAGCGTCACCCGGACGCGCGGAAGAGTCGCGCGTCCGGGGTGGTTGCCCCCACCGTGAAGGTGGAGATCTGGTCCGACGTCGTCTGCCCGTGGTGCTACATCGGCAAGCGCCGCTTCGAGAGCGCGTTGCGCGACTTCGAGCACGCCGACGACGTCGAGGTGGTGTGGCGGTCCTTCGAGCTCGACCCCACGACGGAGACGGTGCACGAGAAGGCGGACGGTCCCAGCGACGCCCACCTGCGCCGGCTGTCCGCGAAGTTCGGCCAACCCGTCGAGCAGGTGGCGCCGATGGTCGCGCACGTCGACGCGATGGCGGCGGCCGAGGGCCTGGAGTTCCACCAGGACATCTCCGTCCCCGCCAACACCGTCAAGGCCCACCAGCTGCTGCACCTCGCGGCCGAGCGCGGGGTCCAGGGCGCCGTCAAGGAGCGCCTGCTGCGGGCGAACTTCACCGAGGGTGAGCCCGTGGGTGACGACGAGACCCTCGTCCGCCTCGTGGCCGAGGCCGGGCTCGACGCCGACGAGGCGCGCGCCGTCCTCGCCGAGGACCGCTACCTGGACGCCGTCCGCGCCGACATCGCGGAGGCTCGCGCGCTCGGCGCCCGCGGGGTCCCGTTCTTCGTGGTCGACCGCACCTACGGCATCTCCGGCGCCCAGCCCACCGAGCAGTTCGCCCAGGTGCTGCGCCAGGCGTGGGCCGAGAGCCACCCGCTCACCCTCGTCGGCGACCAGGACGCCGACGCCTGCGGCCCGGACGGTTGCGCCATCTGACGTCGCCGGCCGCTGCGCGGGGGAGGATCGTTGGCCCCTCGCTGTCGATGATCGATAGCGAGGGTGGAGCCGGCGCCCTAGCGCCGGACAGCGGTGCGAACCCCGGAGCCTCAGGAGACGTCGACCCCGAAGTCCTGCGCGATGCCCCGCAGCCCGGACGCGTACCCCTGACCGACGGCGCGGAACTTCCACTCGCCGTTGTAGCGGTAGACCTCCCCGAAGACCATCGCCGTCTCGGTGGAGGCGTCCTCGGACAGGTCGTAGCGGACGACCTCGCTGCCGTCGACGCGGTTGACGAGCCGGATGAAGGCGTTGACGACCTGCCCGAAGCTCTGCCGGCGCGCCTCGGCGTCGTGGATGGACACCGCGAAGACGATCTTGTCGACGTTGGCGGGGACGCTGCGCAGGTCGATCTCGATGCTCTCGTCGTCGCCGTCACCCTCACCGGTGCGGTTGTCGCCGGTGTGCCGGACGGTCCCGTCGGGGCTGCTCAGCTGGTTGTAGAAGATGAAGTGCCCGTCGGACAGGACCTTGCCGTTCGCCCCGAGCATGAGCGCGCTGGCGTCGAGGTCGAAGTCGAGGCCCGTCGTCGTGCGCACGTCCCAGCCCAGGCCCACGAGCGCCTCGTCGAGGTTCGGGGCCACCTTGGCCAGCGAGACGTTTCCACCCTTGGCGAGAGTCACACCCATGACCGAAACCTACCCGGGCGGGCTGGACGTCGCCTGAGCGGCAGCCGGGGCCACGAGCCGCTCGACGAGCAGTTCCACGAGCACCTCCACCGACGGCGCGGGCAGCCCGAAGAGGGCGCGGAAGTAGATCGGCGCGACGAGGTGGTCCAGGACGCGGGTGGCCGTCGGCGGCTCCTCCCCGCGCGCCAG encodes:
- a CDS encoding thymidylate synthase encodes the protein MPEQPPTPAVDTQYEDLLRHVLANGTPKSDRTGTGTRSVFGHQMRFDLSRGFPLVTTKRVHFKSVALELLWFLRGEGNVRWLQERGVTIWDEWADANGDLGPVYGVQWRSWPTPDGRHVDQISEVLQTLRTNPDSRRMVVSAWNVAELDKMALAPCHAFFQFHVADGKLSCQLYQRSADLFLGVPFNVASYALLTVLVAAEVGLEPGDFVWTGGDVHIYDNHVDQVREQLTRAPYPFPTLRVAPKPLFDVAYEDLEVVGYQHHPTIKAPVAV
- a CDS encoding TerD family protein, coding for MGVTLAKGGNVSLAKVAPNLDEALVGLGWDVRTTTGLDFDLDASALMLGANGKVLSDGHFIFYNQLSSPDGTVRHTGDNRTGEGDGDDESIEIDLRSVPANVDKIVFAVSIHDAEARRQSFGQVVNAFIRLVNRVDGSEVVRYDLSEDASTETAMVFGEVYRYNGEWKFRAVGQGYASGLRGIAQDFGVDVS
- a CDS encoding DsbA family oxidoreductase; this encodes MEIWSDVVCPWCYIGKRRFESALRDFEHADDVEVVWRSFELDPTTETVHEKADGPSDAHLRRLSAKFGQPVEQVAPMVAHVDAMAAAEGLEFHQDISVPANTVKAHQLLHLAAERGVQGAVKERLLRANFTEGEPVGDDETLVRLVAEAGLDADEARAVLAEDRYLDAVRADIAEARALGARGVPFFVVDRTYGISGAQPTEQFAQVLRQAWAESHPLTLVGDQDADACGPDGCAI
- a CDS encoding dihydrofolate reductase — its product is MIGLVWAQSRNGVIGVDGRIPWRIPEDMAHFSALTTGATVVMGRATWESLPPRFRPLPDRRNVVLSRTAGYDAPGAEVVADLDVALGLRTDVWVMGGQAVYAAALARADVLVVTEVDLDVAGDTHAPAVGDPWRRVEEGQWRTSSAGPRFRVVTWRRADRPDRPDGANH